One genomic window of Caenorhabditis elegans chromosome I includes the following:
- the ztf-23 gene encoding C2H2-type domain-containing protein (Confirmed by transcript evidence) yields MIGYPIVFRCCECTVEEQTMEHLESHIWSRHLQAFPFKCAYCDFPALSAISLMDHFAQNHSDVAIVEFKRNLEDEKRFRKMVADSIAIEIDETSQQDSSTQMTVLQPMMQQGTAQMILLPPEGSQYDEIVDHRGPDEDDFGVLDDDENIEELIDDDDDDDYIDELGNPVFIGAHDDSDYILEDDLSPQGPIRSSNNYHLKYIRTRRMDKLIDNVVVNATQRDSPEQEDCSTSGVAFADGQTNSGKMGRFSCDRCSRTFKYQSKLDEHRRTHLGVKPFQCHYCTRQFSQRGALKTHMRLHTGERPFVCQWECGKQFASSSAKSHHEKTHSGERPYICNVCGKSFTKNSHVIRHLKNIHNRELAQQDAMLRGDDVQSTDESLNIGSARSQMSDIEPRGKEIGVVHDIVEQIHEERKDFMRL; encoded by the exons ATGATAGGATATCCAATCGTATTCCGATGCTGTGAATGCACTGTCGAAGAGC aaactaTGGAGCACTTGGAAAGTCACATTTGGAGCCGGCATTTGCAAGCTTTTCCGTTTAAATGTGCATATTGTGATTTTCCGGCACTCAGTGCGATTAGTTTAATGGATCATTTCGCTCAGAATCATTCGGATGTGGct aTCGTAGAATTCAAGCGAAACCTGGAGGATGAGAAGCGTTTCCGGAAAATGGTTGCCGATTCGATTGCAATTGAAATCGATGAAACTTCGCAACAAGATTCGAGCACACAGATGACAGTTCTACAGCCGATG atgcagCAAGGCACCGCACAAATGATATTATTACCGCCGGAGGGTAGCCAATATGAt gaaattgtgGATCACCGAGGGCCTGATGAAGACGATTTTGGAGTTCTGGATGATGATGAGAATATAGAAG AACTAATtgacgacgatgatgatgacgatTATATTGATGAGCTCGGAAATCCGGTATTTATTGGAGCTCACGACGATTCTGATTACATTTTGGAAGATGATCTATCACCACAAGGACCAATTCGAAGTAGTAATAACTAT catttaaaatatataagaaCTCGAAGAATGGACAAACTCATTGATAATGTGGTGGTCAACGCGACGCAACGGGATTCTCCGGAacaa GAGGATTGTTCCACGAGCGGAGTCGCATTTGCAGATGGTCAGACGAATAGTGGAAAAATGGGAAGATTCAGTTGTGATCGGTGTTCTAGGACATTTAAA TACCAATCCAAACTGGATGAACATCGTCGAACACATCTCGGAGTAAAACCATTTCAATGTCACTACTGTACCCGCCAATTCTCTCAACGTGGAGCTCTTAAAACACACATGAGATTACATACAGGAGAACGTCCATTTGTATGTCAATGGGAATGTGGAAAACAATTTGCTTCTTCATCTGCAAAAAGTCATCATGAAAAGACACATAGTGGAGAGCGACCGTATATTTGTAATGTTTGTGGAAAAAGTTTCACGAAGAATTCACATGTTATTCGGCATCTTAAG aacattcACAATCGAGAACTGGCTCAACAGGATGCAATGCTACGTGGCGACGATGTCCAATCGACCGATGAATCTTTAAatatt ggcTCCGCGCGAAGTCAGATGTCCGATATAGAGCCACGTGGCAAAGAGATTGGTGTAGTGCATGATATTgttg aacaaaTCCACGAGGAGCGGAAGGACTTTATGCGGCTCTGA
- the pign-1 gene encoding GPI ethanolamine phosphate transferase 1 (Partially confirmed by transcript evidence) codes for MSWKFLIASITVHLVLIYSIFDVYYTSPLVHGIPPQFINSQEAPAKRIFIISADGLRYDTFNKYPDKSPYLHSIMNERKGIYGLSRSHIPTESRPGHVAIFAGITEDISAVAKGWKKNPVQFDSVFNRSSYSWMWGSPDIVNLFDDLPNAESFSYSADEEDFASKDASNLDKWVFEHFENFLETAKTDEALNDKMREQKSIFFLHLLGIDTNGHGNKPMSRQYIDNIKVVDSGIEKVQHLVDAFFGDHKTAWLFTSDHGMTDWGSHGAGSDDEVLTPFVAWGAGVKQGGPKLDLNQIDLAPLISALIGCPIPVNSMGILPVQMMNSKGSSYEFKAIEANFKQLKEQIIFLKNAKSRRLWFRQFEKFGDKAMESLRTTLAQLGRDRRFSVATSLFADNAHLMKEAIVFYHRYDRQMLGAAVSCSFVAWIALVVSFLHNSTSKENLSLLVPHHLFIIPLACSLLFTAYCSLSMTQTIYIILPIYLISILENHSKLTQRIREHVKALSAQPDWLNKVLSVEVFVKPFLGFVGFSITICIFVLTFMDRAFLAAVFVLLMALPQFYSHPIVSYWSKTWLTLCLVLCIFPFLPAVGVSTHIPLCILSPIITAFLCHRLSRRSCLTRIQRMLELMIYVQSATAFMIAVVNYGFEKFAATVNCSMDLLDLNPTFCDCSVVAHGSISCGSSNCIRLMLLCEKIVPYSLLSISYESLFMLIFLVLLTLFVRFEFGHLSDVELLQLKVDSTKISTGEYVELRRTVVCVSFVLCPLFGTGNFASINSFNPSTLNLFISVFSPFTMAILLILKLLIPILLVTSAFASIVRFDQESIQRLCCFSLIFTDFMSMCFFHQLRDEGSWLDIGMSISQFIVSMCISLALLLLLSISSHLMAFEFRKFPGKRNHQEIESISSRKLSDDESA; via the exons ATGTCGTGGAAGTTTCTAATCGCCAGCATCACTGTGCACCTCGTccttatttattcaattttcgatgtCTACTACACAAGCCCCCTGGTTCATGGGATTCCTCCACAATTTATAAATAGTCAGGAGGCTCCTGCAAAAcggatttttataatttcagcaG ACGGCTTACGATATGACACATTTAATAAATATCCCGACAAATCTCCATATTTACATTCAATTATGAATGAGAGAAAG GGAATCTATGGACTATCCCGTTCTCATATCCCAACGGAATCCCGGCCGGGCCACGTGGCAATATTCGCTGGAATTACTGAAGATATAAGTGCAGTTGCAAAAGGATGGAAAAAGAATCCAGTTCAATTCGATAGTGTATTCAATAGATCGTCGTATAGTTGGATGTGGGGAAGTCCGGATATTGTGAACCTTTTCGATGATCTTCCCAACGCTGAATCATTCTCATATTCTGCAGACGAGGAGGATTTCGCGTCGAAAGATGCTTCTAATTTGGATAAATgggtttttgagcattttgag AACTTCCTGGAAACTGCGAAAACCGATGAAGCATTGAACGATAAAATGCGGGAACAGAAAAGCATATTTTTCTTGCATTTACTCGGAATCGACACGAATGGGCATGGGAATAAGCCAATGTCGAGGCAATATATTGATAATATCAAAG TAGTCGACTCGGGAATCGAGAAAGTTCAACACCTCGTCGACGCGTTCTTCGGAGATCACAAGACCGCGTGGCTTTTCACTTCAGATCACGGAATGACTGATTGGGGATCGCATGGAGCTGGAAGTGATGATGAAGTGCTCACTCCATTTGTTGCATGGGGTGCCGGAGTAAAGCAGGGTGGTCCAAAACTTGATCTTAATCAAATCGATTTGGCTCCACTGATTTCGGCGTTAATTGGATGTCCGATTCCTGTGAATTCAATGGGTATTCTTCCAGTTCAAATGATGAATTCAAAGGGCTCTAGTTATGAGTTTAAGGCGATTGaagcaaatttcaaacag CTCAAAGAACAAATAATCTTTCTAAAAAACGCGAAATCCCGTCGTTTATGGTTTCgtcaattcgaaaaattcggcgATAAAGCTATGGAATCTCTTCGTACAACATTGGCTCAACTTGGAAGAGATCGAAGATTTTCAGTTGCCACGTCATTATTTGCAGATAATGCTCATTTAATGAAAGAAGCTATCGTTTTTTATCATCGATATGATCGTCAGATGCTTGGAGCAGCGGTTAGCTGCAGTTTTGTTGCGTGGATTGCTCTAGTTGTCTCGTTTCTTCATAA CTCAACATCAAAAGAAAATCTGTCACTTCTCGTGCCTCATCACCTATTCATCATTCCCCTCGCCTGCTCCCTGCTCTTCACAGCCTATTGCTCATTGAGCATGACACAAACCATTTATATAATCCTCCCAATCTATCTGATCTCAATACtggaaaatcattcaaaattgaCACAACGAATCAGGGAACACGTAAAAGCTTTGAGTGCACAACCGGATTGGCTCAACAAAGTTCTATCGGTGGAGGTTTTTGTGAAGCCGTTTTTGGGATTTGTAGggtttt caattacAATATGCATATTTGTTCTAACATTTATGGATCGAGCATTTCTTGCGGCAGTTTTCGTTTTGCTGATGGCTTTACCGCAGTTTTATTCGCACCCGATTGTTTCATATTG GTCCAAAACCTGGCTAACCTTGTGCCTCGTTCTCTGCATCTTTCCATTCCTTCCGGCAGTCGGTGTCTCTACTCACATCCCACTTTGCATATTATCTCCAATTATCACTGCATTCCTATGCCACCGACTGTCTCGTCGTTCCTGCTTGACAAGGATCCAACGGATGCTTGAACTGATGATCTACGTGCAATCAGCCACAGCTTTTATGATTGCTGTAGTGAATTATGGATTTGAAaag TTTGCAGCCACCGTCAATTGCTCGATGGATCTCCTGGACCTCAATCCCACTTTCTGTGATTGCTCCGTCGTTGCTCACGGGTCCATATCTTGTGGATCGTCTAATTGCATACGCCTTATGCTTTTATGTgagaaaatc gtCCCATACTCCCTGCTTTCAATATCTTACGAATCCCTCTTCATGCTCATCTTCCTCGTTCTCCTAACTCTATTCGTTCGCTTCGAATTCGGACATCTCTCTGACGTTGAGCTCTTGCAGCTGAAAGTTGATTCAACGAAAA tttcaacCGGAGAATACGTGGAGCTTCGCCGAACGgtcgtctgcgtctccttCGTCCTGTGCCCTCTCTTCGGCACCGGAAACTTTGCATCAATCAATTCATTCAATCCATCCACTTTGAATCTGTTCATTTCGGTGTTCAGCCCATTTACAATGGCTATTCTGTTGATCTTAAAACTTCTTATTCCGATTCTTCTCGTCACATCGGCTTTTGCTTCCATAGTTCGATTTGATCAAGAATCCATTCAAAGACTCTGTTGTTTTTCGTTGATATTCACTGATTTTATGTCGATG TGTTTCTTCCACCAACTTCGAGATGAGGGTAGCTGGTTGGATATTGGTATGAGCATTTCTCAATTCATCGTTTCAATGTGCATTTCTCTTGCTCTTCTGCTACTTCTCTCGATTTCCAGTCATCTTATGGCATTtgaattccgaaaatttcctggaaaaagAAATCACCAGGAAATCGAATCGATCTCTTCCCGGAAGTTATCCGACGACGAATCtgcttaa
- the pign-1 gene encoding GPI ethanolamine phosphate transferase 1 (Confirmed by transcript evidence) — MSWKFLIASITVHLVLIYSIFDVYYTSPLVHGIPPQFINSQEAPAKRIFIISADGLRYDTFNKYPDKSPYLHSIMNERKGIYGLSRSHIPTESRPGHVAIFAGITEDISAVAKGWKKNPVQFDSVFNRSSYSWMWGSPDIVNLFDDLPNAESFSYSADEEDFASKDASNLDKWVFEHFENFLETAKTDEALNDKMREQKSIFFLHLLGIDTNGHGNKPMSRQYIDNIKVVDSGIEKVQHLVDAFFGDHKTAWLFTSDHGMTDWGSHGAGSDDEVLTPFVAWGAGVKQGGPKLDLNQIDLAPLISALIGCPIPVNSMGILPVQMMNSKGSSYEFKAIEANFKQLKEQIIFLKNAKSRRLWFRQFEKFGDKAMESLRTTLAQLGRDRRFSVATSLFADNAHLMKEAIVFYHRYDRQMLGAAVSCSFVAWIALVVSFLHNSTSKENLSLLVPHHLFIIPLACSLLFTAYCSLSMTQTIYIILPIYLISILENHSKLTQRIREHVKALSAQPDWLNKVLSVEVFVKPFLGFVGFSITICIFVLTFMDRAFLAAVFVLLMALPQFYSHPIVSYWSKTWLTLCLVLCIFPFLPAVGVSTHIPLCILSPIITAFLCHRLSRRSCLTRIQRMLELMIYVQSATAFMIAVVNYGFEKPPSIARWISWTSIPLSVIAPSLLTGPYLVDRLIAYALCFYVPYSLLSISYESLFMLIFLVLLTLFVRFEFGHLSDVELLQLKVDSTKISTGEYVELRRTVVCVSFVLCPLFGTGNFASINSFNPSTLNLFISVFSPFTMAILLILKLLIPILLVTSAFASIVRFDQESIQRLCCFSLIFTDFMSMCFFHQLRDEGSWLDIGMSISQFIVSMCISLALLLLLSISSHLMAFEFRKFPGKRNHQEIESISSRKLSDDESA, encoded by the exons ATGTCGTGGAAGTTTCTAATCGCCAGCATCACTGTGCACCTCGTccttatttattcaattttcgatgtCTACTACACAAGCCCCCTGGTTCATGGGATTCCTCCACAATTTATAAATAGTCAGGAGGCTCCTGCAAAAcggatttttataatttcagcaG ACGGCTTACGATATGACACATTTAATAAATATCCCGACAAATCTCCATATTTACATTCAATTATGAATGAGAGAAAG GGAATCTATGGACTATCCCGTTCTCATATCCCAACGGAATCCCGGCCGGGCCACGTGGCAATATTCGCTGGAATTACTGAAGATATAAGTGCAGTTGCAAAAGGATGGAAAAAGAATCCAGTTCAATTCGATAGTGTATTCAATAGATCGTCGTATAGTTGGATGTGGGGAAGTCCGGATATTGTGAACCTTTTCGATGATCTTCCCAACGCTGAATCATTCTCATATTCTGCAGACGAGGAGGATTTCGCGTCGAAAGATGCTTCTAATTTGGATAAATgggtttttgagcattttgag AACTTCCTGGAAACTGCGAAAACCGATGAAGCATTGAACGATAAAATGCGGGAACAGAAAAGCATATTTTTCTTGCATTTACTCGGAATCGACACGAATGGGCATGGGAATAAGCCAATGTCGAGGCAATATATTGATAATATCAAAG TAGTCGACTCGGGAATCGAGAAAGTTCAACACCTCGTCGACGCGTTCTTCGGAGATCACAAGACCGCGTGGCTTTTCACTTCAGATCACGGAATGACTGATTGGGGATCGCATGGAGCTGGAAGTGATGATGAAGTGCTCACTCCATTTGTTGCATGGGGTGCCGGAGTAAAGCAGGGTGGTCCAAAACTTGATCTTAATCAAATCGATTTGGCTCCACTGATTTCGGCGTTAATTGGATGTCCGATTCCTGTGAATTCAATGGGTATTCTTCCAGTTCAAATGATGAATTCAAAGGGCTCTAGTTATGAGTTTAAGGCGATTGaagcaaatttcaaacag CTCAAAGAACAAATAATCTTTCTAAAAAACGCGAAATCCCGTCGTTTATGGTTTCgtcaattcgaaaaattcggcgATAAAGCTATGGAATCTCTTCGTACAACATTGGCTCAACTTGGAAGAGATCGAAGATTTTCAGTTGCCACGTCATTATTTGCAGATAATGCTCATTTAATGAAAGAAGCTATCGTTTTTTATCATCGATATGATCGTCAGATGCTTGGAGCAGCGGTTAGCTGCAGTTTTGTTGCGTGGATTGCTCTAGTTGTCTCGTTTCTTCATAA CTCAACATCAAAAGAAAATCTGTCACTTCTCGTGCCTCATCACCTATTCATCATTCCCCTCGCCTGCTCCCTGCTCTTCACAGCCTATTGCTCATTGAGCATGACACAAACCATTTATATAATCCTCCCAATCTATCTGATCTCAATACtggaaaatcattcaaaattgaCACAACGAATCAGGGAACACGTAAAAGCTTTGAGTGCACAACCGGATTGGCTCAACAAAGTTCTATCGGTGGAGGTTTTTGTGAAGCCGTTTTTGGGATTTGTAGggtttt caattacAATATGCATATTTGTTCTAACATTTATGGATCGAGCATTTCTTGCGGCAGTTTTCGTTTTGCTGATGGCTTTACCGCAGTTTTATTCGCACCCGATTGTTTCATATTG GTCCAAAACCTGGCTAACCTTGTGCCTCGTTCTCTGCATCTTTCCATTCCTTCCGGCAGTCGGTGTCTCTACTCACATCCCACTTTGCATATTATCTCCAATTATCACTGCATTCCTATGCCACCGACTGTCTCGTCGTTCCTGCTTGACAAGGATCCAACGGATGCTTGAACTGATGATCTACGTGCAATCAGCCACAGCTTTTATGATTGCTGTAGTGAATTATGGATTTGAAaag CCACCGTCAATTGCTCGATGGATCTCCTGGACCTCAATCCCACTTTCTGTGATTGCTCCGTCGTTGCTCACGGGTCCATATCTTGTGGATCGTCTAATTGCATACGCCTTATGCTTTTAT gtCCCATACTCCCTGCTTTCAATATCTTACGAATCCCTCTTCATGCTCATCTTCCTCGTTCTCCTAACTCTATTCGTTCGCTTCGAATTCGGACATCTCTCTGACGTTGAGCTCTTGCAGCTGAAAGTTGATTCAACGAAAA tttcaacCGGAGAATACGTGGAGCTTCGCCGAACGgtcgtctgcgtctccttCGTCCTGTGCCCTCTCTTCGGCACCGGAAACTTTGCATCAATCAATTCATTCAATCCATCCACTTTGAATCTGTTCATTTCGGTGTTCAGCCCATTTACAATGGCTATTCTGTTGATCTTAAAACTTCTTATTCCGATTCTTCTCGTCACATCGGCTTTTGCTTCCATAGTTCGATTTGATCAAGAATCCATTCAAAGACTCTGTTGTTTTTCGTTGATATTCACTGATTTTATGTCGATG TGTTTCTTCCACCAACTTCGAGATGAGGGTAGCTGGTTGGATATTGGTATGAGCATTTCTCAATTCATCGTTTCAATGTGCATTTCTCTTGCTCTTCTGCTACTTCTCTCGATTTCCAGTCATCTTATGGCATTtgaattccgaaaatttcctggaaaaagAAATCACCAGGAAATCGAATCGATCTCTTCCCGGAAGTTATCCGACGACGAATCtgcttaa
- the arx-7 gene encoding Actin-related protein 2/3 complex subunit 5 (Partially confirmed by transcript evidence) — protein MSKNMQNTSYRKLDVDSFDPEQYDENDETVDTPGLGPDERAVQGFLSSNRLEDALHAALLSPPLKTKDQNVKDRATQLVTKVLQSFKNAEIEATVQKLSIEESDILMKYVYKSMEIGADAAVCQSLLAWHAQLVAKFGHGAIMRVFSGRQRL, from the exons atgtcgaaaaacatGCAAAACACCTCGTACCGAAAGCTGGATGTGGACTCTTTCGACCCGGAACAGTACGATGAGAATGACGAGA CAGTCGATACTCCTGGACTTGGACCCGATGAGCGCGCGGTTCAGGGATTTTTGAGCTCGAATCGGCTTGAGGATGCTCTTCATGCGGCTCTTCTCTCCCCGCCACTTAAAACCAAAGATCAG aacgtAAAAGACCGCGCCACACAGCTCGTCACAAAAGTTCTGCAATCCTTCAAAAACGCGGAAATCGAGGCGACTGTCCAGAAGCTTTCGATAGAAGAAAGTGATATTCTCATGAAATACGTCTACAAATCAATGGAAATCGGCGCCGACGCGGCCGTCTGTCAGTCTTTGCTCGCGTGGCACGCTCAACTCGTCGCAAAATTCGGTCACGGAGCCATTATGCGTGTCTTCTCCGGTCGCCAACGTCTCTGA